The Salvia splendens isolate huo1 chromosome 21, SspV2, whole genome shotgun sequence genome includes a window with the following:
- the LOC121784607 gene encoding putative late blight resistance protein homolog R1A-10, giving the protein MAYAAVISVLETLIELQDESKLQNIPYPRSEVRTLENNLTFLQSFMKAENPGVEDLEVEIRERMYEAQDALDSNISNFILNSKSADWVEDNYISSFSRDLEKVNADVGFVTAAARMLSPIDVRPLLLMPPPPQVSHRSSIVGREADLFRLKSSLIAPSSALHTVSVFGDRGIGKTHLVQTVYDDPDIVWRFKTRAWAEVPQFYSKKEVLITLLRCMKGFGSGKGQEIAQDKLAKRLSNYLSQGSYLIVLDGVCNPEAWDNLKELFPDWGNGSRVMITTRPQEVAQYAKIGNKGSLEKILPLDGEEPWDLLQSVVFRYKACPEKLVATAKRVSANCKGLPLAIVTIGGVLMEAGTKDWEIAASSLTGCGDCDELIDAVMSLSYKSLPQYAKACLFYMAIFPNNYDIPLSKLYKLWIAEGFIDKNDKVNSLEKMCEECLSLLDKRGIVFVSERNHLGKIRTCRVDGVYHDFLKKKAKEDKFFHVINGYMSSFPDKTWTHERFLIRENVQFADGDVLKSENPAPTVRSMLFDGAHEQNPMWVHLDFKLLRVLDALKIRFYGFPDEILKLIHLRYLALTYPGEIPEEICGLWNLQFLIILRQLSSKTSEVVSRLPLEIWNMSELRHLQLIGRDLPAPSTSSPKLENLITLLDVSSHSCTPEILKRIPNLKKFGVRIESPALDAAEDMSFLSHLTLLGNLESFKCVVMHPDFESQVASPNPNVSFPATVTKISLSGCGLSWENMKTIAKLPKLKSLKLRWYAFRGSEWKQEGDGKEHKGFPKLTFLLLEDLDIQSWKTSSGHFPWLQNLVIRHCYKLKEIPAAIGNIPSLKKIELVDCNSSALKSAEKIKEVAQQSRGHIGVHFHSSHDD; this is encoded by the exons atggcgTACGCTGCAGTGATTTCTGTTCTGGAAACTCTGATTGAGCTCCAAGATGAGTCTAAATTACAAAACATTCCATATCCTAGATCCGAAGTCCGCACCCTTGAAAATAACCTCACCTTCTTGCAATCATTTATGAAAGCGGAAAACCCAGGCGTCGAAGATTTGGAAGTCGAAATCAGAGAGAGGATGTACGAAGCCCAAGACGCCTTGGATTCCAATATCTCCAATTTCATCCTGAATTCGAAAAGCGCGGACTGGGTGGAAGACAACTACATTTCGAGTTTCTCTCGGGACTTGGAGAAAGTCAACGCAGATGTTGGTTTCGTCACAGCAGCGGCCAGGATGCTCAGCCCCATCGACGTGCGCCCCTTGCTGCTGATGCCGCCCCCACCACAAGTCAGCCACAGGAGCTCAATTGTGGGgcgtgaggctgacttgttccGTCTTAAATCTAGTCTCATCGCGCCATCTAGCGCGCTCCATACGGTTTCAGTATTCGGGGATCGTGGAATTGGTAAGACGCATCTCGTCCAAACTGTCTACGATGATCCAGACATCGTCTGGAGGTTCAAAACTCGTGCTTGGGCTGAG GTACCCCAATTTTACAGCAAAAAGGAAGTCCTGATTACCCTTCTGCGCTGCATGAAAGGGTTTGGTAGTGGGAAGGGTCAAGAGATCGCCCAAGACAAGTTGGCCAAGCGTCTCTCCAACTACCTGAGCCAGGGGAGTTATCTCATTGTGTTGGATGGTGTATGCAATCCCGAGGCCTGGGACAATCTCAAGGAGCTATTCCCGGATTGGGGCAACGGAAGTCGAGTCATGATAACCACTAGGCCGCAGGAAGTAGCTCAATATGCCAAAATTGGAAATAAAGGGAGTTTAGAGAAAATCCTCCCCCTCGATGGAGAGGAACCGTGGGATTTGCTCCAGAGTGTAGTCTTTCGCTACAAGGCATGCCCGGAGAAGTTGGTGGCAACTGCAAAGCGGGTATCTGCAAACTGCAAAGGTCTCCCTTTAGCTATAGTAACTATTGGGGGAGTTCTGATGGAGGCTGGCACCAAAGATTGGGAGATTGCAGCTTCTTCTCTCACTGGCTGTGGCGACTGCGATGAACTCATAGATGCTGTCATGTCTTTGAGCTACAAGAGCTTGCCGCAGTATGCTAAAGCTTGCCTTTTCTATATGGCCATATTCCCCAATAATTATGACATACCCCTCTCCAAGCTCTACAAATTATGGATTGCTGAAGGATTTATTGACAAGAATGACAAGGTCAATAGCCTCGAGAAAATGTGCGAGGAGTGCTTGTCTCTGCTTGATAAAAGAGGTATCGTTTTCGTCTCTGAACGGAACCATCTTGGCAAGATCAGAACGTGCAGAGTTGATGGAGTATATCATGACTTTCTGAAGAAAAAGGCTAAGGAGGATAAGTTCTTCCATGTCATAAATGGCTACATGAGCTCTTTCCCTGATAAAACTTGGACACATGAACGGTTTTTAATTCGTGAAAACGTCCAGTTCGCGGATGGAGATGTGTTGAAGTCGGAAAACCCAGCTCCAACCGTCCGGTCTATGCTCTTTGATGGCGCACACGAGCAGAACCCAATGTGGGTGCACTTAGACTTCAAGCTGCTCAGGGTGTTGGATGCTCTTAAAATCCGATTCTATGGATTCCCAGATGAAATCCTCAAGTTAATTCATTTGAGGTACCTTGCTCTCACTTACCCCGGTGAGATCCCAGAAGAAATATGTGGGCTTTGGAACCTACAATTCTTGATCATCCTCCGACAGCTCAGCAGCAAAACCTCTGAGGTTGTGTCGCGTCTGCCACTTGAAATTTGGAATATGAGTGAACTGAGGCATCTGCAGTTGATCGGGAGAGACTTGCCGGCTCCTTCCACTAGTAGTCCAAAGCTAGAGAACCTTATAACACTCCTGGATGTGAGCTCCCATAGCTGCACCCCAGAAATTTTGAAGAGAATTCCCAACTTGAAAAAGTTTGGAGTTCGGATAGAATCACCAGCATTGGATGCTGCTGAAGACATGAGCTTTCTCAGTCATCTCACATTGCTTGGAAACCTTGAGTCATTCAAATGTGTGGTTATGCATCCTGATTTCGAGTCTCAAGTAGCATCTCCCAATCCCAATGTATCTTTCCCTGCCACCGTTACAAAGATATCTTTGAGCGGATGTGGGCTTTCATGGGAAAATATGAAGACCATTGCCAAACTGCCCAAGCTCAAATCACTGAAACTGCGGTGGTATGCCTTCCGCGGCTCTGAGTGGAAACAGGAGGGAGATGGAAAGGAGCACAAGGGTTTCCCAAAGCTGACATTCTTGCTGCTTGAAGACTTGGATATACAGTCCTGGAAAACCAGCAGCGGACATTTCCCTTGGCTCCAAAATCTGGTTATCAGACACTGCTACAAATTGAAAGAAATCCCTGCAGCTATTGGGAATATCCCATCACTTAAAAAGATTGAACTGGTTGATTGCAACTCATCCGCTTTGAAATCAGCTGAAAAGATAAAGGAGGTGGCTCAACAGAGCAGAGGACATATTGGAGTCCACTTCCATTCTTCCCATGATGATTAG